One part of the Sphingopyxis sp. PAMC25046 genome encodes these proteins:
- a CDS encoding DUF4170 domain-containing protein: MSKLHLVFGGRVSDPQGLDFVDLGNLDVVGLYPDYKSAEKAWRSAAQRTVDDAEMKYVVVHLHKLLQPDAE, translated from the coding sequence ATGAGCAAATTGCATCTCGTCTTCGGAGGACGCGTCAGCGATCCGCAGGGCCTCGACTTCGTCGACCTCGGCAATCTCGACGTCGTCGGCCTCTATCCCGACTATAAATCGGCCGAAAAGGCATGGCGCAGCGCCGCACAGCGCACCGTCGACGATGCCGAAATGAAATATGTCGTCGTCCACCTGCACAAGCTGCTGCAGCCCGACGCAGAGTAA
- a CDS encoding ETC complex I subunit — protein sequence MKARIFQKPKNAMQSGRAGTGRWMLEFAPAEARKADPLMGWAGSGDTQRQLRLGFASREEAVAYAEKNGIEVEITATPERRLKIQAYADNFR from the coding sequence ATGAAAGCGCGTATTTTCCAGAAGCCCAAGAATGCCATGCAGTCGGGGCGTGCGGGGACCGGGCGCTGGATGCTCGAATTCGCGCCCGCCGAGGCGCGCAAGGCCGATCCGCTGATGGGCTGGGCGGGCAGCGGCGACACGCAACGCCAGCTTCGCCTCGGCTTCGCGAGCCGCGAAGAGGCGGTCGCTTATGCCGAGAAGAACGGCATCGAGGTCGAAATCACCGCGACGCCTGAGCGCCGGCTCAAGATCCAGGCCTACGCCGACAATTTCCGCTAA
- the hrpB gene encoding ATP-dependent helicase HrpB, with amino-acid sequence MRQALPIDQVLPDIMAALVLKPNAVVVAPPGAGKTTRVAPALLAQPWCTGAVWLLSPRRLAARGAAERIAEEMGEAVGGSVGYATRLDSKQSAATRLLVMTPGLFRNRILADPELQGISAVLFDEVHERSLDGDFALALAIDAQQGLRDDLRLVAMSATLDGARFGALLGDAPVVKSEGKIWPLDLRHISRRAEDRLEASVLSAVRQALADEGEGDMLAFLPGAADIERAATAVEEARLPLAVHRLHGQIDPALQRKALVRDPDGRRKLILATSIAETSLTIDGVRIVIDAGLSRRPRFDKAAGIARLVTERASQASATQRAGRAARQGPGVAYRLWEAAATAGMPPFDPPEIHENDLMPVVLDCASWGIVDPRQLGWLDPPSPAAISEAKSRLQAIGALADDGRITAHGKALAAIPLPVPLAHMLLDAARAGEAEMAGRLAVLLTEPGLGGRGADVEARLGRWRGQRNERSEGAWRLARRLATIGEKLAAEAGEAMPRSIGGWIATAWPDRVARGRAGQRGEYLSVGGRAYRIDAVDPLAGSEWLAIADAQGHAAGVRILAAAPIGQDEVEALFAGRIAARSASSYDGANDRVDHRRERRLGAIALTSGQAARSEKVEDDIAVRMAAVRDKGLGLIGWGPVSQALRQRASFAGLDALSTSALADSLDIWLEPLLSGCRGLRDIGDRRLADALMTLLDWPARQLLEKHAPADYATPAGSRHPIDYGADGGPTVNVRVQELFGLARHPAIGDPPVPLILAVTSPAHRPIQTTRDLVSFWNGSWHDVAREMRGRYPKHSWPDDPANARATLMTKAAQARRDAQ; translated from the coding sequence ATGAGGCAGGCGCTCCCGATCGATCAGGTGCTGCCCGACATCATGGCAGCGCTGGTGCTGAAACCCAATGCGGTCGTTGTAGCACCCCCCGGCGCGGGCAAGACGACGCGCGTCGCCCCGGCGCTGCTCGCCCAGCCATGGTGCACGGGCGCGGTGTGGCTGCTCTCGCCGCGCCGACTCGCGGCGCGCGGCGCTGCTGAGCGCATTGCCGAGGAGATGGGCGAAGCGGTCGGCGGCAGCGTCGGTTATGCGACGCGGCTCGACAGCAAGCAGTCGGCGGCGACGCGGCTGCTCGTGATGACGCCGGGCCTGTTCCGAAATCGCATCCTCGCCGATCCCGAGCTTCAGGGCATATCGGCGGTGCTGTTCGACGAGGTCCACGAACGCAGCCTCGATGGCGACTTCGCACTCGCGCTGGCGATCGACGCGCAGCAGGGGCTGCGCGACGACCTTCGCCTTGTTGCGATGTCGGCGACGCTCGACGGGGCGCGCTTCGGCGCGTTGCTCGGCGACGCGCCCGTCGTGAAAAGCGAAGGCAAGATCTGGCCGCTCGATCTGCGCCATATCAGCCGCCGCGCCGAGGACCGGCTCGAGGCGTCTGTGCTGAGCGCGGTGCGGCAGGCTCTGGCCGACGAGGGAGAGGGCGACATGCTAGCTTTCTTGCCCGGTGCCGCGGACATCGAGCGCGCGGCGACGGCGGTCGAAGAGGCGCGCCTGCCGCTCGCGGTTCACCGCCTGCACGGCCAGATCGACCCGGCGCTCCAGCGCAAGGCGCTCGTCCGCGATCCCGACGGACGGCGCAAGCTGATCCTCGCGACGAGCATTGCCGAAACCAGCCTGACGATCGACGGGGTGCGGATCGTGATCGACGCCGGCCTGTCGCGGCGTCCGCGCTTCGACAAGGCTGCGGGGATCGCGCGGCTCGTCACCGAACGCGCGAGTCAGGCGTCGGCGACCCAGCGCGCAGGCCGCGCCGCGCGGCAGGGACCGGGGGTCGCTTACCGTCTGTGGGAAGCCGCGGCGACCGCGGGCATGCCGCCGTTCGATCCACCCGAAATCCATGAGAACGACCTGATGCCCGTCGTGCTCGACTGCGCCAGCTGGGGCATCGTCGATCCCCGCCAATTGGGCTGGCTCGACCCGCCGTCGCCCGCCGCGATTTCGGAAGCGAAGTCGCGACTCCAGGCGATCGGCGCGCTGGCTGACGACGGCCGCATCACCGCGCATGGCAAGGCGCTCGCTGCGATCCCGCTCCCGGTGCCGCTCGCGCATATGTTGCTCGATGCGGCGCGCGCCGGGGAAGCCGAGATGGCGGGGCGGCTCGCGGTGCTGCTCACCGAACCGGGGCTCGGCGGGCGCGGCGCCGATGTCGAGGCGCGGCTCGGCCGCTGGCGCGGCCAGCGCAACGAGCGGTCCGAAGGCGCGTGGCGGCTCGCGCGGCGGCTCGCCACCATCGGCGAAAAACTGGCGGCGGAGGCCGGTGAGGCCATGCCGCGCTCGATCGGCGGCTGGATTGCGACCGCTTGGCCCGACCGCGTCGCGCGCGGGCGCGCGGGACAGCGCGGCGAATATCTGAGCGTTGGCGGGCGCGCCTATCGCATCGATGCGGTCGACCCGCTCGCCGGCAGCGAATGGCTCGCGATCGCCGATGCGCAGGGTCACGCCGCGGGTGTGCGCATCCTCGCGGCGGCGCCGATCGGGCAGGACGAGGTCGAGGCGCTGTTCGCCGGCCGCATCGCGGCGCGTTCGGCGAGCAGCTATGACGGCGCGAACGACCGCGTCGATCATCGCCGCGAACGGCGGCTCGGCGCGATCGCGCTGACGAGCGGGCAGGCGGCGCGCAGCGAAAAAGTCGAGGACGATATCGCCGTGCGCATGGCCGCGGTACGCGACAAGGGACTCGGCCTGATCGGCTGGGGGCCGGTGTCGCAGGCGTTGCGCCAGCGGGCATCCTTCGCCGGGCTCGATGCGCTCTCGACCAGCGCGCTCGCCGACAGCCTCGACATCTGGCTCGAACCTCTGCTTTCCGGCTGCCGCGGCTTGCGCGACATCGGCGACCGCAGGCTGGCGGACGCGCTGATGACGCTGCTCGACTGGCCCGCGCGGCAATTGCTCGAAAAGCACGCTCCGGCCGATTATGCGACCCCCGCCGGCAGCCGGCATCCGATCGACTATGGCGCCGACGGCGGCCCGACGGTCAACGTGCGCGTGCAGGAATTGTTCGGGCTCGCGCGCCATCCGGCGATCGGCGATCCGCCGGTGCCGTTGATCCTCGCGGTGACGTCGCCCGCGCACCGGCCGATCCAGACGACGCGCGATCTCGTTTCCTTCTGGAACGGCAGTTGGCACGACGTCGCGCGCGAAATGCGTGGACGCTATCCCAAGCATAGCTGGCCCGACGATCCGGCGAACGCGCGCGCCACGCTGATGACGAAGGCGGCGCAGGCGCGGCGCGATGCGCAATAG
- a CDS encoding DUF1801 domain-containing protein, whose product MATMGPAADSPDAYIAALSGWQLERCRMMRAAIMAAAPFEETIKWTNLVFMANGPCILIRAEAHRVLLGFWRGKRLRDLEPRIKASGKYELGNLVLTEASEVGGGQVSKLAAEAFRLNAELGNPAARV is encoded by the coding sequence ATGGCGACGATGGGCCCCGCGGCGGACAGCCCTGATGCCTATATCGCGGCGCTGTCGGGCTGGCAGCTGGAACGGTGCCGGATGATGCGCGCGGCGATCATGGCCGCCGCGCCCTTTGAAGAAACGATCAAATGGACCAACCTCGTCTTCATGGCGAACGGCCCGTGCATATTGATCCGCGCCGAAGCGCATCGCGTCCTGCTCGGCTTCTGGCGCGGCAAAAGGCTGCGCGACCTCGAACCCCGGATCAAGGCGAGCGGCAAATATGAGCTCGGCAATCTGGTGCTGACCGAGGCGAGCGAGGTGGGGGGCGGCCAGGTGTCGAAACTCGCCGCCGAGGCTTTCCGTTTGAATGCCGAACTGGGCAACCCGGCAGCGCGCGTATGA
- a CDS encoding polyprenyl synthetase family protein: MTAEIHQLHGDRPPSLDPMMALVAADMNEVNSVILDRMQSEVPLIPELAGHLIAGGGKRMRPMLTLACGKLLDYPGRRHCKLAAAVEFIHTATLLHDDVVDKSDLRRGRKTANMIWGNSASVLVGDFLFSRAFEVMVEDGSLKVLKILSRASAVIAEGEVNQLSAQRRIETSEDQYLAIINAKTAELFAAACKIAAVVAERDEATEAALDAYGRNLGIAFQLVDDAIDYVSDAETMGKGVGDDFRDGKVTLPVILAHARGSSDEREFWKQAIVGHRTSDEDLAYATSLLHKHDTIADTLARARHYGQRAVDAIGGFRASQAKSALTEAVAFAVARAY; this comes from the coding sequence ATGACTGCCGAAATCCATCAGCTGCACGGCGACCGTCCGCCCTCGCTCGACCCGATGATGGCGCTCGTCGCCGCCGACATGAACGAGGTGAATTCGGTCATTCTCGATCGGATGCAGTCCGAAGTCCCGCTGATTCCCGAACTCGCGGGGCACCTGATCGCGGGCGGGGGCAAACGGATGCGGCCGATGCTGACGCTCGCCTGCGGCAAGCTGCTCGATTATCCGGGGCGGCGGCATTGCAAATTGGCGGCGGCGGTCGAATTCATCCACACCGCGACGCTGCTGCACGACGACGTCGTCGACAAGTCGGACCTGCGTCGCGGCCGCAAGACCGCGAACATGATCTGGGGCAACAGCGCGTCGGTGCTCGTCGGCGACTTCCTGTTCAGCCGCGCGTTCGAAGTGATGGTCGAGGATGGGTCGCTGAAGGTTCTCAAGATCCTCAGCCGCGCTTCGGCGGTGATCGCCGAGGGCGAGGTCAACCAGCTCTCCGCCCAGCGCCGGATCGAGACGAGCGAGGACCAGTATCTCGCGATCATCAACGCGAAGACCGCCGAACTGTTCGCCGCGGCGTGCAAGATCGCCGCGGTCGTCGCTGAACGTGACGAGGCGACCGAGGCGGCGCTCGACGCCTATGGCCGCAACCTCGGCATCGCCTTCCAGCTTGTCGACGACGCGATCGATTATGTTTCGGATGCCGAAACGATGGGCAAGGGCGTCGGCGACGATTTCCGCGACGGCAAGGTCACGCTGCCCGTCATCCTCGCCCATGCGCGCGGGTCGTCCGACGAGCGCGAATTCTGGAAACAGGCGATCGTCGGCCACCGCACATCGGACGAGGATCTGGCCTATGCCACCTCCTTGCTGCACAAGCATGATACGATCGCCGATACGCTGGCGCGGGCGCGTCACTACGGCCAGCGCGCGGTCGATGCGATCGGCGGTTTCCGCGCCAGCCAGGCGAAATCGGCGTTGACCGAGGCGGTCGCCTTCGCGGTCGCGCGCGCTTACTGA
- a CDS encoding chorismate mutase, translating into MDDQLSRYRQSIDNIDAALVYMLAERFKVTKAVGELKAREGLPPADPGREERQIERLRTLARDADLDPDFTEKFLRFIIDEVIRHHQQAKREQDA; encoded by the coding sequence ATGGACGACCAGCTGAGCCGTTACCGCCAGAGCATCGACAATATCGACGCGGCGCTCGTCTATATGCTCGCCGAACGGTTCAAGGTGACCAAGGCGGTCGGCGAACTCAAGGCGCGCGAAGGCCTGCCCCCCGCCGATCCCGGCCGCGAGGAGCGGCAGATCGAACGGCTGCGTACGCTCGCCCGCGACGCCGACCTCGACCCCGATTTCACCGAGAAATTCCTGCGCTTCATCATCGACGAGGTGATCCGCCACCATCAGCAGGCGAAACGGGAACAGGACGCATGA
- a CDS encoding glutathione S-transferase N-terminal domain-containing protein: MSLDHPIFARWPAAHPDRIQLFSAPTPNGVKAGIMLEETGLPYEPHRIDIMANESHDPAFLALNPNGKIPAIYDPQGPGGKPLALFESGAILIYLADKSGRFLSADPAARYETIQWVMWQMGGVGPMFGQLGFFHKFAGREYEDKRPRDRYATESARLLGVLDGRLAGRAWIMGNEYSIADISLLGWVRNLIGFYEAREIVGFDRFAQVQRWLDAGLARPGVQRGLEVTAA; encoded by the coding sequence ATGAGCCTCGACCACCCGATTTTCGCCCGCTGGCCGGCCGCGCATCCCGACCGCATCCAGCTTTTTTCCGCGCCGACGCCGAACGGAGTGAAGGCGGGTATCATGCTCGAGGAAACTGGCCTTCCCTACGAGCCGCACCGGATCGACATCATGGCGAACGAAAGCCATGACCCGGCGTTCCTCGCGCTCAACCCTAACGGCAAGATCCCGGCGATCTACGACCCACAGGGCCCCGGCGGCAAGCCGCTCGCGCTGTTTGAATCGGGCGCGATCCTGATCTATCTCGCCGACAAGAGCGGGCGGTTCCTCTCGGCCGATCCGGCGGCGCGTTACGAAACGATCCAGTGGGTGATGTGGCAAATGGGCGGCGTCGGCCCGATGTTCGGCCAGCTCGGTTTCTTTCACAAATTCGCCGGGCGCGAATATGAGGACAAGCGCCCGCGCGACCGCTACGCGACCGAATCCGCGCGGCTCCTCGGCGTGCTCGACGGCCGTCTCGCTGGCCGCGCGTGGATCATGGGCAACGAATATAGCATCGCGGATATTTCGCTGCTCGGCTGGGTTCGCAACCTGATCGGTTTTTACGAGGCCCGCGAAATCGTCGGTTTCGATCGCTTTGCGCAGGTCCAGCGCTGGCTCGATGCGGGGCTCGCACGGCCCGGCGTCCAGCGCGGGCTGGAAGTAACAGCGGCGTGA
- a CDS encoding UbiA family prenyltransferase, whose protein sequence is MLDEQPDPAPDSVNEAVPLFVDVDGTLTRADISLESFVRIGRSGMAALIAVLAWLVAGRAVAKTMAARRDRIDAARLPYRQEVLHLIEQAKAEGRPVILASASHWRHIRRIADHLALADPVIATRGRSNLKGAAKLAAIRARIGPDTPFDYVGDSRADGCLWREARRGWSVGHVPPRSGVERLGDPRPGAARAIVKAMRPHQWAKNALVIVPALTSGEFTKPAVLLTAVAAALLMSLIASSIYLLNDLLDIDSDRAHRTKWKRPLAYGDLPIPAALGLSMLLAAVGLAGGWLLGGPELTFWLLAYMAITTAYSFRLKAVMVGDAIVLASLYTIRIWIGAIAIGVALSFWLLLFSVFLFLSLAYLKRYVEMRDAIEPGRLLSGRGYVGGDLDVVMMSGISAGMVAILVLALFAHDPETAEHYALPEMLWLLCLPLIYWLNRIWMMARRGEVEGDPVAFAIKDRRSLFVGVVMACVFLGALYGPAAVHLIAD, encoded by the coding sequence ATGCTGGATGAACAACCCGACCCCGCTCCCGATAGCGTCAACGAGGCCGTGCCGCTGTTCGTCGACGTCGACGGGACGCTGACGCGCGCGGATATCTCGCTTGAAAGCTTCGTGCGGATCGGGCGATCGGGCATGGCCGCGCTGATCGCGGTGCTGGCGTGGCTGGTCGCGGGCCGCGCCGTCGCCAAGACGATGGCCGCGCGGCGCGACCGCATCGATGCCGCGCGACTGCCTTACCGGCAGGAGGTGCTACATCTCATCGAACAGGCCAAAGCCGAAGGCCGCCCGGTGATCCTCGCGAGCGCCAGCCATTGGCGGCACATCCGTCGCATTGCCGATCATCTGGCGCTTGCGGACCCGGTCATCGCAACGCGTGGTCGCTCCAATCTGAAAGGCGCCGCCAAGCTGGCCGCAATCCGTGCACGCATCGGTCCCGATACGCCGTTCGACTATGTCGGCGACAGCCGCGCCGACGGCTGCCTGTGGCGCGAAGCGCGGCGTGGCTGGTCGGTCGGCCACGTTCCGCCGCGATCGGGGGTCGAACGTCTAGGCGACCCGCGCCCCGGCGCTGCCCGGGCCATTGTCAAAGCCATGCGGCCCCACCAATGGGCCAAGAACGCACTGGTGATCGTTCCCGCGCTGACGTCGGGCGAATTCACGAAACCCGCGGTATTGCTCACGGCGGTGGCCGCCGCTTTGCTCATGTCGCTGATCGCCTCGTCGATCTATTTGTTGAACGACCTGCTCGATATCGACTCCGATCGCGCGCATCGTACCAAATGGAAACGGCCGCTCGCCTATGGCGATCTCCCGATCCCCGCCGCGCTCGGCTTGTCGATGCTTCTCGCGGCCGTCGGTCTTGCCGGGGGATGGCTGTTGGGTGGCCCGGAACTGACCTTCTGGCTCTTGGCCTATATGGCCATCACGACCGCCTATTCGTTTCGGCTGAAGGCGGTGATGGTCGGCGACGCGATCGTCCTCGCCTCGCTCTACACGATCCGTATCTGGATCGGCGCGATCGCGATCGGGGTGGCACTCAGCTTCTGGCTGTTGCTCTTCTCGGTATTCCTGTTCCTGAGCCTCGCCTATCTGAAACGCTATGTCGAGATGCGCGACGCGATCGAACCCGGGCGCCTGCTGAGCGGGCGCGGTTATGTCGGCGGTGATCTGGACGTAGTGATGATGTCCGGAATCTCGGCCGGAATGGTTGCGATCCTCGTGCTCGCTCTGTTCGCGCATGACCCGGAAACGGCCGAACATTATGCGCTGCCTGAAATGCTCTGGCTGCTCTGCCTGCCGCTGATCTACTGGCTGAACCGCATCTGGATGATGGCGCGGCGCGGCGAGGTGGAGGGCGACCCGGTGGCCTTCGCGATAAAGGACAGGCGAAGCCTCTTCGTCGGCGTCGTTATGGCGTGCGTTTTCCTTGGCGCCCTCTACGGACCGGCCGCCGTCCATCTGATCGCCGATTGA
- a CDS encoding small multi-drug resistant family protein — protein sequence MTVRLLLLILASVSLSALAQLALKIGTTAAAGGRSTGIGGEIGGLAQSPMILLGLGLYGIGALLWLFVLGRAPLSLAYPFVGIGFILTMLAGAFWLNESISVARVAGTLLIAIGCVLVARSA from the coding sequence ATGACAGTGCGCCTGCTTCTTCTGATCCTTGCAAGCGTCAGCCTTTCGGCACTTGCGCAGCTAGCCCTCAAGATCGGGACCACGGCAGCCGCCGGCGGCCGATCGACGGGCATCGGCGGAGAGATTGGTGGCCTCGCACAATCCCCGATGATCCTTCTGGGCCTCGGTCTATACGGCATCGGAGCGCTGCTCTGGCTCTTCGTCCTCGGCCGCGCACCGCTGTCGCTGGCCTATCCCTTCGTCGGGATCGGCTTCATCCTGACGATGCTTGCGGGCGCCTTCTGGCTGAACGAAAGCATCAGCGTCGCCCGCGTTGCGGGAACCCTGCTGATCGCCATCGGCTGCGTGTTGGTCGCGCGCTCGGCGTAA
- a CDS encoding sulfatase-like hydrolase/transferase: MLLLAILWGGLLGAAYTPPAILRWTIAFLLAGAAYYTIVFERVTTEFMTYDAFINMMNSAAFIGDALAQNRTAFVEAAPPALLLLAAIGIAPRRHLPLPRWLVAATPWLATCALTGLLFLRGGDGARGQPPSFAPIAYLTLAGYEKATGNIGERQSVRLRQARRPLSRNIILIVDESVAGQYLDINSPAGVPTPLSSTWPFARIYNYGLAASVTNCSVGSNVTLRYGGTRNDYQRINGTQPSIWAYARQAGLRTVYIDSQRTGGALQNMMSGEERALIDHFVQFDNVPVEQRDRAAASEIIRELADHRPKFILVNKVGAHFPVHDKFPDAYLRYDPVLPRGRYRDISDTGSRAGFAGGAEDWVRYRNSYRNTLLWNVGAFFETLRDEADFSQTTMIYTSDHGQNLHERGNPGLSTHCSVDPVQEEGVVPLAVIDGNRGSGVDWHRDVAHNRHRSSHYMIFPTLLELMGYDPGAVEKRYGRALNEASHDPVSFNKLFNARLNRKPEWVAIDPASVVQPPSADIRDNPDRGLR; the protein is encoded by the coding sequence GTGCTTCTCCTGGCCATATTGTGGGGCGGGCTCCTCGGCGCCGCCTACACTCCGCCGGCAATTTTGCGCTGGACCATTGCGTTCCTGCTAGCCGGGGCGGCCTATTACACGATCGTGTTCGAGCGCGTAACGACCGAATTCATGACCTACGACGCCTTCATCAACATGATGAATTCCGCGGCGTTCATCGGCGATGCCCTGGCGCAGAATCGGACGGCGTTTGTCGAAGCGGCGCCCCCCGCGCTGCTCCTGCTGGCGGCCATCGGAATAGCCCCGCGGCGGCACCTTCCGCTACCCCGATGGCTGGTCGCCGCGACGCCTTGGCTGGCTACATGCGCGCTGACGGGCCTGCTTTTCCTTCGCGGCGGCGACGGTGCGCGCGGACAGCCGCCGAGCTTCGCGCCGATCGCTTACCTGACGCTTGCCGGATATGAAAAAGCGACAGGTAACATTGGCGAGCGCCAGTCTGTTCGGCTTCGGCAGGCCCGCCGGCCGCTCAGCCGGAATATCATCCTCATCGTCGACGAAAGCGTCGCCGGCCAATATCTGGACATCAATTCGCCGGCCGGCGTCCCCACGCCACTCTCGAGCACCTGGCCATTCGCCCGCATTTACAACTATGGTCTCGCCGCGTCGGTCACCAATTGCAGCGTCGGCAGCAATGTCACCCTTCGCTACGGCGGCACGCGCAATGACTATCAGCGGATCAACGGCACGCAGCCCTCGATCTGGGCCTATGCCCGCCAAGCCGGACTGCGCACCGTCTATATCGACAGCCAGCGAACCGGCGGCGCGCTGCAAAACATGATGAGCGGTGAAGAGCGCGCGCTGATCGACCACTTCGTCCAATTCGACAATGTGCCCGTGGAACAGCGCGACCGGGCGGCGGCGAGCGAAATCATCCGCGAACTAGCCGATCATCGCCCGAAATTCATTCTCGTGAACAAGGTCGGTGCCCATTTCCCGGTTCATGACAAGTTTCCGGACGCTTACCTGCGCTATGATCCGGTTCTGCCACGCGGGCGATACCGGGATATTTCCGATACCGGCAGCCGCGCGGGCTTCGCCGGCGGAGCGGAGGACTGGGTCCGTTACCGCAATTCCTATCGCAATACGTTGCTGTGGAATGTAGGGGCGTTCTTCGAAACGCTTCGCGACGAGGCCGATTTCTCGCAGACGACGATGATCTACACGTCCGACCATGGCCAGAATCTGCATGAGCGGGGCAATCCCGGACTTTCCACCCATTGCAGCGTCGATCCCGTCCAGGAAGAAGGCGTCGTTCCGCTGGCGGTGATCGACGGCAACCGGGGTTCAGGCGTGGATTGGCACCGGGATGTCGCGCATAACCGTCACCGGTCGAGCCACTATATGATTTTCCCGACCCTTCTGGAACTGATGGGTTATGATCCGGGCGCCGTTGAAAAGCGCTATGGGCGGGCGCTGAACGAAGCTTCGCACGATCCTGTGAGCTTCAACAAGTTGTTCAACGCGCGGCTCAATCGCAAGCCGGAGTGGGTCGCGATCGATCCGGCAAGCGTCGTTCAGCCGCCAAGCGCCGACATTCGCGACAATCCTGATCGCGGTCTGCGGTAA
- a CDS encoding HAMP domain-containing sensor histidine kinase, producing the protein MIAIAALWISVLLIGGGFALDQVLKTAITRNFDSGLEYVLIAMIRSSEIGPDGEVRLIEPLGDQRFLEPYSGLYWQISGGNQEPYRSRSLWERTLRAPTPHVDNQIHTYDSNQFPDEELRVLERNVILPGSRTNWRYQIAQSREALDAQVSAVRQTLIPSLVLLGLGLIILAALQTFYGLWPLRHIRRAIAAMRGGQNRRVTAPLPLEVQPMVDELNALLAHNEKQAEEARLHAGNLAHALKTPLTVLVNSATSSDTELAETVRREAATMQRQVDHHLARARAVGRRGAAQARAVVWDSVGSVSRAVAALYPDVRLDAAGDKGVIARVERQDLDELIGNLLENAAKYGGGSIFVTIGRDDNMAEILIEDDGAGISPADRSRIFDRGVRLDSGKPGTGLGLAIVRDVAEIYGGNITLEESEDLGGLLVRLRLPAG; encoded by the coding sequence ATGATCGCGATCGCGGCCTTGTGGATTTCGGTGCTGCTGATCGGCGGCGGTTTCGCGCTCGATCAGGTGCTGAAGACCGCGATCACGCGTAATTTCGATTCGGGCCTCGAATATGTGCTGATCGCGATGATCCGCTCGTCGGAGATCGGCCCCGATGGCGAGGTGCGGCTGATCGAGCCGCTCGGCGACCAACGCTTTCTCGAACCGTACAGCGGCCTCTATTGGCAGATCAGCGGCGGCAATCAGGAACCCTATCGTTCGCGCTCGCTGTGGGAGCGCACGTTGAGGGCGCCGACCCCCCATGTCGACAACCAGATCCACACCTATGACAGCAACCAGTTTCCCGACGAGGAACTGCGCGTGCTCGAACGCAACGTCATCCTGCCGGGCAGCAGGACCAATTGGCGATACCAGATCGCGCAATCGCGCGAGGCCCTCGATGCGCAGGTCAGCGCGGTACGGCAGACGCTGATTCCCAGCCTCGTGCTACTCGGGCTCGGTCTCATCATCCTCGCGGCGCTCCAGACCTTCTATGGCCTGTGGCCACTGCGCCACATCCGGCGCGCGATCGCCGCGATGCGCGGCGGGCAGAATCGCCGCGTCACCGCGCCGCTGCCGCTCGAGGTGCAGCCGATGGTCGACGAACTCAACGCACTGCTCGCGCATAACGAGAAACAGGCCGAAGAAGCGCGACTTCACGCCGGAAACCTGGCCCACGCGCTGAAAACCCCGCTCACCGTGCTCGTCAACAGCGCGACGAGTTCGGATACCGAACTCGCCGAGACGGTGCGGCGCGAGGCGGCGACGATGCAGCGGCAGGTCGACCATCACCTTGCTCGCGCCCGCGCGGTCGGGCGACGCGGGGCAGCGCAGGCCCGCGCAGTCGTGTGGGACAGCGTCGGCAGCGTATCGCGCGCGGTCGCGGCGCTCTATCCCGATGTGCGGCTCGATGCCGCGGGCGACAAGGGCGTCATCGCGCGCGTCGAGCGGCAGGATCTCGACGAACTCATCGGCAACCTGCTCGAAAATGCCGCCAAATATGGCGGTGGCAGCATCTTCGTGACGATCGGGCGCGACGACAATATGGCCGAGATATTGATCGAGGACGACGGCGCGGGCATCTCGCCCGCCGACCGTTCGCGCATCTTCGACCGCGGCGTGCGGCTCGACAGCGGCAAGCCCGGGACGGGACTGGGCCTCGCGATCGTACGCGACGTGGCGGAGATTTACGGCGGCAATATCACGCTGGAGGAGAGCGAGGATCTGGGCGGGTTGCTGGTGCGGCTAAGACTACCGGCGGGGTAG